A region of Allocoleopsis franciscana PCC 7113 DNA encodes the following proteins:
- a CDS encoding RtcB family protein, with the protein MPYEQLKISTSAPVLSWANHALGSEETKMAKNVASLPFVFKHVALMPDVHLGKGALVGSVVATKEALMPAAVGVDIGCGMAAIKTPFVADQLEGKLKKIRLDLEAAIPVGFNENKDIEKSVTNWQRWADFKQLHRGVQDLQGKAMRQMGSLGGGNHFIEVCIDTENQVWLMLHSGSRNIGNVLAQCHISTAKELAKMTKTSLPDPDLAYFVAGTPEFQAYWRDLQWAQNYARVNRDVMMARFKRIVEKHLAGGKPTKALLEVNCHHNYAEKEVHFGEDVYVTRKGAVRAREEDYGIIPGSMGAKSFIVKGKGNHDSYCSCSHGAGRQMSRSKAKKHFSLDDLIEQTQGIECRKDEGVLDEIPGAYKPIDEVMNHQSDLVEVVATLKQVVCVKG; encoded by the coding sequence ATGCCATACGAACAGCTAAAAATCTCCACTTCAGCGCCAGTCCTTTCTTGGGCTAATCATGCTTTGGGTTCAGAGGAAACCAAGATGGCCAAAAATGTGGCTTCTCTGCCCTTTGTTTTCAAGCATGTAGCATTGATGCCAGACGTTCACTTAGGCAAGGGAGCCTTAGTGGGTTCTGTCGTTGCGACAAAAGAAGCGCTCATGCCGGCGGCTGTCGGTGTGGATATTGGTTGCGGAATGGCTGCAATCAAAACGCCTTTTGTGGCTGACCAATTGGAGGGTAAGCTCAAGAAAATTCGCCTAGATCTTGAAGCGGCTATTCCGGTTGGCTTTAACGAGAACAAAGACATTGAAAAATCGGTAACGAACTGGCAGCGTTGGGCTGATTTCAAACAACTGCATCGAGGGGTGCAAGATTTGCAAGGGAAAGCGATGAGACAGATGGGTTCTCTTGGTGGAGGCAATCACTTCATTGAAGTTTGCATCGATACCGAGAACCAAGTTTGGCTCATGCTGCACTCCGGTTCACGCAATATTGGCAATGTGTTAGCTCAGTGCCACATCAGCACGGCAAAAGAACTTGCCAAAATGACAAAAACATCTCTTCCTGACCCAGATTTAGCTTATTTTGTGGCGGGAACGCCCGAATTTCAAGCTTACTGGCGGGATTTGCAGTGGGCGCAGAATTATGCTCGCGTTAACCGCGATGTCATGATGGCTCGCTTTAAGCGGATTGTTGAAAAACATCTTGCGGGTGGTAAGCCAACCAAGGCTCTTTTGGAAGTGAACTGCCATCACAACTACGCCGAGAAGGAAGTGCATTTTGGTGAAGACGTTTACGTCACCCGCAAGGGGGCTGTGCGGGCACGAGAGGAAGATTACGGCATCATCCCTGGTTCCATGGGAGCAAAGTCTTTCATCGTCAAGGGTAAAGGTAATCATGACAGCTATTGCTCTTGTTCCCACGGTGCAGGGCGTCAGATGTCGCGCAGTAAAGCGAAGAAGCACTTCTCGTTGGATGATTTGATTGAGCAAACCCAAGGGATTGAGTGCCGCAAGGATGAAGGGGTTTTGGATGAAATTCCAGGCGCTTACAAACCAATCGACGAGGTGATGAATCATCAGTCTGATTTGGTTGAAGTTGTGGCAACTCTCAAGCAAGTCGTCTGTGTGAAAGGGTGA